The sequence below is a genomic window from Cicer arietinum cultivar CDC Frontier isolate Library 1 chromosome 6, Cicar.CDCFrontier_v2.0, whole genome shotgun sequence.
GAGTAAACTAATCATTATTAAAAACCCATCATCCTTATAGTTTTGAATGATTCTTCCCTCTATATCCCCACTATATTGCATATGAAACACTTTccaacttataaaaataaaatacaactttGAAGATCCACATTAATCCGAAATCTTGGAAAGAATCATTACAAAGTGGGACCAAATAATGCATTATGACTCTCTTTTTCTATCATTAAAAACACCCTTCGGTTACACTCTCTCTACCTTCACTAGCATCATATACTTGTTAAAAACCCATTTTCCTTCCAATAACTCATTCTCACTTAActacaaaatttcaaatatcatCAATGAAACGAATGGACATGTTCTGTTCTTCCCCTGCTTCAACAGAAGTAATACATCAAAGTTCTATTATGCTTCGACGAAGCAGAAGCACCAAAAGCTACTACGAACATGAAAGAAGGAAAAACCAACTTCATCGTGCTCCTTGTTCATCTCAATTATTACTACCTATTAATCCTAAGCCTTACTTTGAGAAACACCGAAAGAGTTCAGCAGATAAACAAGTAAACAATGACACACGTAGAAAAAGTTCTGTTCATGTTAAAGATTTGTCTTCTAATTATCCAAGTGTTGCTGATTCTTCTAGAAGATATCTCCTTGATGATAAACCATTCATCGATTGGGTTTCTGAGTCCAACAAAATGGTTTCTAAGCTTGATGATAAAACCATGTCCATGGATATGAAAAGAAAGGATTCTCATGCTCTTGTTAAGTTCTCTTCTTCACCTCTCTCCTCCAAGGACcaggtttttatttttattttttattaattatgttttatgtTTGTTATTTCTTTCTCAATAGAATGTGAGAAGGAGACTAGAGTTAGTTGGTATTTTTGTAGGGAGAATTTAGATTGTTAAACTTATTGTTATTAACtactttgtttttttgttacatAAGATCATAAACCATATGGACACATCTTGTCATAATCTATATCACATTGACACTTTCAATTAAAGATGTGTCTGATGTTCGACTCTGTCATCGACATGTGTAGTCATAATCATATaagaatgatattttttattaaagaattgTATGGTTCCGACACCTAATACAACATTGAAGCATatgatttaatcatttttatttttttttaaattattattggtaATTATGCATTTATGTCTAATATTTATGTTTGTGTGAGTTTTATCGCCTATAATGATATATATCGTTATGAAACCTGCAGGTTGTGGTTCTAAGGGTGTCATTGCACTGCAGAGCCTGCGAAGGAAAAGTCAGAAAACATATCTCAAAAATGGAAGGTAGGTTggagttcttttttttttatgagttcaATGTTAGATTAAATTCCATAAATGGTTTTCTTTCTCcatatattatattaagatTCTGATTGACAAAAATGAGGAATATATATTAAGTTAgctaattttatttaaagtatttactaaaattaaaataacataaacaaatatttttataatcaataTTTAAATGGACAGTTAACAAATATAGTTATTGGCTTAAACGAtattagcttttttttttttttgcattttcaaATGGACCCAagtgtacaattttttttatttttataaaagctTTTATAGTTTTGGTTAATGATAATGCTATGTAGGAGTGACATCATTCAGCATAGAAATGGAGACAAAGAAAGTAACCATTGTAGGAAACGTGACGCCATCAAGTGTACTGGAGAGTGTATCCAAGGTGAAGAGTGCACAGCTATGGTCTTCTCCAACATTATCATCATCTTATTTCacataaattaactttttttccaCCTCTACCTTTTCCTATGTATTTTAATGTTTGTTTGGTAATCATTAAGGAATGTGGCtcttttattaatgttattggaatataaatttaaatttgacatAAAATATGACATAAATACAATACTATATAAGATATGATCAGGTCATGTATTGTTTCTATGTAttgtttttcataaaatattgtatttatatcttattttgtgtcaaattttgtatttcaacgtgaattatttgtttatatcaTTAAGAATGTGAGTACAAAAAAGTGAGAATGCATGATTACTTGGTGGGGTCATAGCAACTTTATTGCAATTTGTAGTACCAAAATGCAATTTCCTTTTTATAAGTTTGATGACTTGTCAATCCTAATGTGTGTTGTGTAAATTAATAAGACTTTTAGTTAGATTGGTTTAATGAATCCCTTTCTTTCCTTGTTATTGATCACTCCTCACTCAAGTATATATAACTTCATTAGTCTTTTTATTCGGTCATGTTCTTGAAATTCATTGTTGAGCTATAGAAGGAGTAATTAATTATGAATAGCATGAA
It includes:
- the LOC101512232 gene encoding protein SODIUM POTASSIUM ROOT DEFECTIVE 3 gives rise to the protein MKRMDMFCSSPASTEVIHQSSIMLRRSRSTKSYYEHERRKNQLHRAPCSSQLLLPINPKPYFEKHRKSSADKQVNNDTRRKSSVHVKDLSSNYPSVADSSRRYLLDDKPFIDWVSESNKMVSKLDDKTMSMDMKRKDSHALVKFSSSPLSSKDQVVVLRVSLHCRACEGKVRKHISKMEGVTSFSIEMETKKVTIVGNVTPSSVLESVSKVKSAQLWSSPTLSSSYFT